Below is a window of Nicotiana tabacum cultivar K326 chromosome 19, ASM71507v2, whole genome shotgun sequence DNA.
CATCTTTCAAGTGTCTACATGCACACAGAAAATGCACAAAGCCACAAAAACTGGAAAGGATCTCTAAGGGGTGCGTTTGTTCAAAATGGACAATGTAAATTTTGGGCAAACAATATGTCAGCTCTTCTATTAACTTGCGCTTTCTAGCTGTGATTGTACTCATAAAAAACTACAGAATCAGAACCAAAAAAAAGTAGTAAAGAGCTTAGAATAATATGGCTTGTTCATTCAAGTACAGAATTATATGATAGGGGAATCTGCACCACCATCTTTCAAGTGTCTACATGCACACAGAAAATGCACAAAGCCACAAAAAACTGGAAAGGATCTCTAAGGGGTGCGTTTGTTCAAAATGGACAATGTAAATTTTGGGCAAACAATACGTCAGCTCTTCTACTTGAAATATCCTTCAATTATTGAAGAAATATGATTTTTTATACTTATGTTACATGTTCCCTTCCAATGCATGAATATAAGGAAACCAAAAGAAACATCCAGACTGCCAAAGTATAATCTGAATTTTTGTAGTGTTCTAGCATAACAGGGATTCTAGACTTGGGGGCAATTTTGCATTTCTGATGAAGTAAAGAAGCCACCTCATATAATAGAGTTAATACCCTAAAATCCCCCTAAATTATCACATTTTTTGTCAGTTTCCTACTTAAACTATTCGGTGTCTCCAGAACTCCCCTGAACTATATTGCCCTTCATACTAAAACCCCCTCGCTGCATTCTTAGAGGCGCGTCTAGTACACGCTCCTAATTATCTAAATAACGTGCCATGTGCCATTACATGTGGCTATTTAACCCAGCCTAAACCCCCATAAACTATAATTTTTTTATCAGTTACCTACTTAAACTATCTAGTGCCCCCAAAACCCCCCTGAACTATATCCCCATGTATATTAAAACCCCATGTTAAATTCTTAGAGGTGTGTCTGTCTAACTATATCAACTTATAGTTTGTACTAAATTACTCTCGGATGACTGGTTAATTTTAGGAGTTTTGGCCAAAACAGTATCTAATGTAAGGAGTTAATTCTAGGTTTAACTGTGGTTGTGCTTTATACTAGACTTCAATTGAATAATTCCTTATTTACATTCACTTTGCAgcataataagaaaataaataaaggcaTATAGTGTTGCATTTATGAAAAATCATCTTATACTACATAAACAAGattacacaaaataaaatttcgcAAATAAGAAACTAATCGGCCAACAACTACATTCACTAATTCTAAATTGCACGAACAAGGTTTTAGATATTCAACTTCATTCTCTACAACAAGGTGTTGGtttaataaaaagatttaaaTGGGTGTTCTTTCAACAATATGTGTAATGCATGAATGAAAGAAGACtaaaaaaagaaagcaaataaaTTATTTTAGAGCAAACAAGAGAGGAATTTTTCCCTACGGAGAACTGAagaaaaaaggtgaaaaaaatgaagaagaagaaggtgaaaaaataaaaaataaaaagggaaaaataacgAAGAATGGTGAAAGTGAAGAAGAAAGGTGTatataaaggaaataaggagaatatttaaaaataaaacaaagttgAAAGAGGATTAGGCTAATTAGTCATTACATTTTGTCAGGTGACATTTTGATGACATTacattttgatgtcatttttcaGCTGTCACGCGCTTACAAGCGAGTGCGTACACCCGTTATGTCAGGTAAACAACGAGGGAGTTTAAATATGAAGGGCAATATAGTTTAGGTGTGTTTTGGGATACCGAATAGTTTAAGTAGGAAACTGACAAAAATGTAATAGTTTAAGGGGTGGGGTTTTAGGGTATATAAAATTGGGTACAATAGATTGTACCTTCACTTCTGCCCTCAAATCCTCGAATGAGGCAGGCACAAATCCAAGGTCTTCCCGAGCGAGATGACTTTGCCCCCCCTTTTAGTTCACCATTATGTTGTTTCAGTCTACCAGAGAGATCACCAATTAGAAGTCAGCAAACTTAGATAgtataaaaaaagagaaaagttatATGAACAAATGACACAATATAATGATGCAGATTTTAGCTAACAGAAATGTCAATTAAATTTCTGTTACTTGCAGAAAATAGAAACCCATTAACCAAAAGTTttcttttatcctttttttttgtttttcttttctagaATAAACGAGAGAAAGATGGAACTAACCGACGAGAGATATTGGTGGTGACACCAACATAGGTCTTGATAGGTGAATTTGTGGAGAGAATAAGGTATACACACCATAAAGACttgatttttttgaattttcttgaatTATTGGATTTCGTTGAATCTGAAGCTGGCAATTTACAGCTCGTTGCTAATTCCGACCCATTTCCTAAGGGATTTGAAGAAGAGGGCAGCTGTGAGTTTGCAGCAACAcactttcttgttttcttcaatttgctgGAACTTGAGGAAGATGCtattgaatttgaagaagaggaaaTTTTTAGGTTAGCAGGCTTCAAGGATTCAAAATTTGTGGGTTTTTGTGGTTTCAGAATATGGGGTTTCGTTGATTTGAAGATTGTTGATAAGGGCCTAGCCATAGTTTTGTGATCTGCAGTTGACCGTTAGCTTCAAAGAATGAatttagattattttttttagaaaaaaaacttAACCCGGGGTGTTTCCACCTATCTAACAGATTATGATATCTGTCGTTCGTATAATTTTTGtgtctattattattattattattatgattaaCTAATGCCtttaattcttgattcattacaGCGCAACTGCGCAAGTGATATTTTCCATCCAGATAGTAGAAACATTCAAGGAAAAATATATTTGGCAAGTGGGTAATGGCTCATCTATTTATCTGTGGCGTGTTAACTGAGTCCCTACTTATGGCAATCTCAGAAATTGTTTCGTTGGGtcattgaataaaaatgaagATAATCTTACTTAGTGGTggcaaaatagttaaaagaaaacagttatccaCCGTATTATTCATTAAGAAATGACTTGGATAATATACTTTTTTAAAataggtcaaatatggataaaaaccatattatttattttctaaatAGATAAACAATGAATAAGTAATGGGTTTAATTCTCAAATTGATGGTTCCTCTAGTTTGTGAGACTGAATTCTCTCAAAAGTGATTATATTGAAGAAGCCacatatccatattatccgccggttaacccattttttatccgtattaaatatgggtcggtgtcggataatttatccatttttgcaTTACCTGTTTCCGACTCGCCCTCTCCGACCCAACCCACGCGTTTGCCCCCCCTACTCCTAAACATAGATAAACCACACACAAAAATCATCCCCCCTCCCCCAACTTCAATAAAGGCATTAGTTTGAATGTGCATTGTCACGTATGCATGAAATACTCAAGAAGGTGCACTGCATATATTTTTCAAGTGCAACAAATTTAACCGTTTGGCTTTTAAACTTCGGGACAAGCAGGAAGATAATAATTAATGGATTACAAACGAACATTCGGTAATAATAATTCTAAGTTTTAACCCTTCCTAACTTGGAGCTACACTTTTATCCTTTGATACCTTTCGCTTTACACGATTAGCAGCTTTTCTTATTGAAAAATGGACATTCTAACCATTTGTTAGCTATTACAAGAGCTACTGAATTTGCTGCTATGTGCCTATGTTCAACACGGAGAAAAGGATCAAACAAGTATTCTACCACCAGTACAGGCATTTAAAGGGGGTCACCAAAAGTCTCAAAACTCATCGGGTACCAAAGATCAATTGCTGACAAGTAAAAACTAACAGTGTTGCATTTATGCAAACTAAACAATGAGTTTTACTATAATCCGAGATTGAATAATGACTAGTTTTCAGACAGATTACAACCAAAGCATATGTTAATAAAAAACCAACTCTATATTTTAACAATGTAAAAAATAATCAAACATCGTTACCATGTCCAGAGAACTAAGCTCTCTAACCTCTTCCCAAAATTTTGCAAGCCCCTAAAAACCAATATCTAGAGTGGGTGAGAAAAGAGGTAGAAAATATCCAACTACAAAGACAATCTAAAGGCGCCCATCTCCAGATAGGAGAAATGATATTTCCATTTGAACTCACGGGCGACGAAGATTTGAACCCAAAATCTCAAATTCTTAAGTCTGGCCAATGTTAAGGCTGCCATATTTATCTGAAGCTCTGTCTGATCTTAATCATTCGCTTTAGTGTTGCTAGCCAGAAGTTGCACTCATCCCAGTCGCTTGTGGTGAGAAGTACCTAAGGATATGCAAATATAAGAAGCACGCGGAGATCATATGATATTCTACTAGCAATACTAGAACAAATGATCTGAAACTATAATCTATCCAGAGAGCTACCTGTATCTGAAGGGCGGTACTGAAGTCACCATTGTCCAAGGACTGACAAAGTTGCACAAGTTTCTCCGATGCATTCTTAGATATGTCCCCACTATTTAATTTTGCAAAAAGCGCTCCTAACTTCTTTGAGTTATCCTCGATTTCACGCTTCTTAGCTGGATTTGCTCGTGCTCCACCCAATGCCTCTGATGTTTCATTGAACAATCTTGTCAAAGTCGCTATCACGGGCTTTTGCTGAGCTGCAACACACCAAAAGATTCGTTCTATTACACATATTGTGATTTAAAGAAAGCAAGGACAAAAAGTAGAACCTCATTTCCCAGTTATAGACTTAAAAGTTGATCCTACAAGCACAGCCATCAACCTTGCCATTAAAAGAATTATAGAAAGAAGGAAATACATGCTAACATAGACCACAGTAGTTTAAAGCACAGTATCTAGGAGAAATTCAAAACAGTTTAAGATGGCGCGAAGGTAAAGTGCAAATTTATCTAAGTTTATTCCTTTATTGGCCTTCTTATGAAGAATGGTTATAATATAGCAGCAACAGGAGCTTTTCCGGACACAAACTTCAGGTGTACCATAGGAGTATCCAAGTGTGAGAACTTGCACAAGAAAATACACTGTATTCTTTCTGTAACTTGATAGCATTAGTTACAAACCATGAAAGTCTGTCAATGGTGCAGTGCAGTTAATACAAGAGCACTTCTTAAAGACCACATTCACAACCCATAGGTAGCAATAATTGCACGGAAAGAAGTAACATGTTAGTAAGAAGGGATTGCATGGTCCGCCCAGTCTACaggatagtatgaacatgaattaaacagGTATTAAAGTGGAAGAGAAGCAAACCAGGAACATTTGAGGTATCCACCGTCTGAACTGTAGGTGGAGGAGCAGCAGGAGCTGCTGGTGGCTGGGCTTGAGCTGGCTGAGTAGGACTGGGAGGCTGCATTGGAGCCATTCCAGGTCTCTGAACTGTATTA
It encodes the following:
- the LOC107774523 gene encoding uncharacterized protein LOC107774523 — protein: MARPLSTIFKSTKPHILKPQKPTNFESLKPANLKISSSSNSIASSSSSSKLKKTRKCVAANSQLPSSSNPLGNGSELATSCKLPASDSTKSNNSRKFKKIKSLWCVYLILSTNSPIKTYVGVTTNISRRLKQHNGELKGGAKSSRSGRPWICACLIRGFEGRSEACAFESKWKQVSRKLPRKRKTTEEQKPEDNGSFALLQHRHAALDCVQCLMIDCSHLNIDWRSDLIN